Proteins found in one Arachis stenosperma cultivar V10309 chromosome 8, arast.V10309.gnm1.PFL2, whole genome shotgun sequence genomic segment:
- the LOC130946361 gene encoding putative cyclin-D6-1, which produces MEFELENPFDENYHNLPFEAVSSLFHIESEHIPPSNYFHTLKATDFDISLRTNLISFISQLSCTFDPVLPYLATNYLDRYLANQPILQPKPWTNKLLAISCFSLAAKMLKIEYSPTDVQVLVNNHGDGGVIFEAQTIQRMETIVLGTLQWRMRSITPFSFIPFFINLLGINDPSFNQVLKDRASQIILKSQTEIKVLEFKPSVIAASALLSASHELFPFQYPCFFRAISDSSYVNKESMLQCYNVIQEMGREEYESSVLNVNSSSDTPVNVLDEHFLSLEESEKTNIAPTTHNKDLKRRSKFTAYGNNNNNNNHSFHSHHQC; this is translated from the exons atggAGTTTGAGCTTGAGAACCCCTTTGATGAGAACTACCATAACCTTCCCTTTGAAGCTGTCTCCTCCCTCTTCCACATTGAATCTGAACACATCCCTCCCTCCAATTACTTCCACACTCTCAAGGCCACTGATTTTGATATCTCTCTTAGAACAAATCTCATTTCCTTCATATCACAG TTGTCCTGCACCTTTGATCCTGTTCTGCCTTACCTTGCCACCAACTACCTAGATCGCTATCTCGCCAACCAACCCATATTG CAACCAAAGCCATGGACCAACAAGCTTCTTGCAATCTCTTGCTTCTCTCTAGCTGCTAAGATGCTAAAGATAGAGTATTCTCCCACTGATGTTCAG GTTCTTGTGAACAATCATGGTGATGGTGGTGTCATATTTGAGGCACAAACAATACAAAGAATGGAGACCATTGTGTTGGGGACACTACAATGGCGTATGCGTTCCATAACACCATTCTCATTCATCCCTTTCTTCATCAACTTGTTGGGCATCAATGACCCTTCATTCAACCAGGTACTCAAAGATAGGGCCTCCCAGATCATATTGAAGTCACAAACAG AGATAAAGGTTTTAGAATTCAAGCCATCTGTAATTGCAGCATCAGCTCTACTGTCTGCTTCACATGAGTTGTTTCCCTTTCAGTATCCATGCTTCTTTAGAGCAATATCTGATTCTTCATATGTAAATAAA GAAAGCATGTTGCAGTGCTATAATGTGATACAGGAAATGGGTAGAGAGGAGTACGAATCATCTGTGTTGAATGTGAATTCAAGCTCAGACACACCGGTTAATGTATTGGATGAACATTTTCTGAGCTTGGAAGAAAGTGAAAAAACCAACATTGCTCCCACCACACACAATAAGGACCTCAAAAGAAGATCAAAGTTCACTGCTTATggtaacaacaacaacaacaacaaccactCCTTCCATTCTCACCATCAATGCTAG